One Elusimicrobiota bacterium genomic window carries:
- a CDS encoding PfkB family carbohydrate kinase produces the protein MKNTILVVGSVALDSVETPYGKVVDALGGSATYFSVAASKFASVRLVGVVGTDFPKKYVKLLESHKVDTTGLEIVDGKTFRWAGRYEGDMNSAKTLDTQLNVFQNFNPKIPPVWRSTPYLFLANIMPELQLKVLGLMNQRPKLVICDTMNLWISVKKNVVSKVFAKSDIVIINESEVKQFTGMPNLLKGARKVLKLGPKWLVIKRGEYGVLLIGRTGTYCLPGYPLEHVEDPTGAGDTFAGGFVGYLAKTGKNDAKTLTNAVVYGSVVASYNVQSFSLRKLAELKSSDIKKRYNGFKTLSCFY, from the coding sequence ATGAAAAACACAATCCTTGTCGTAGGGTCAGTGGCATTGGATAGCGTTGAGACGCCTTATGGTAAAGTTGTTGACGCACTGGGTGGTTCTGCGACATATTTCTCAGTTGCTGCGTCAAAATTCGCGTCCGTACGGTTAGTGGGCGTTGTGGGGACTGATTTTCCGAAGAAGTACGTGAAACTATTGGAAAGCCATAAGGTGGATACCACGGGGCTCGAAATTGTTGACGGGAAAACGTTCCGCTGGGCGGGACGGTATGAAGGTGATATGAATTCCGCAAAAACATTGGATACTCAGCTTAATGTATTCCAGAACTTTAACCCTAAAATCCCGCCTGTATGGCGGTCCACGCCCTACTTATTCCTTGCGAATATTATGCCGGAACTGCAGTTGAAAGTTTTAGGATTAATGAACCAACGGCCAAAACTTGTTATCTGCGATACAATGAACCTCTGGATTTCGGTAAAGAAAAACGTTGTCTCCAAAGTATTTGCAAAAAGTGATATTGTGATCATAAATGAATCTGAAGTAAAACAGTTTACCGGGATGCCTAATTTATTGAAAGGTGCACGGAAGGTTTTGAAGCTCGGTCCTAAGTGGTTGGTTATTAAACGCGGGGAGTACGGTGTGTTGCTCATCGGGAGAACCGGGACGTACTGTCTGCCGGGCTATCCGTTGGAACACGTGGAAGATCCCACAGGTGCGGGAGATACGTTTGCCGGCGGGTTTGTGGGCTACCTCGCGAAAACTGGGAAAAATGATGCAAAAACGTTGACCAATGCAGTGGTTTACGGCAGTGTCGTAGCGTCTTATAACGTGCAAAGTTTTAGTTTGCGTAAACTCGCGGAACTTAAATCAAGCGATATCAAAAAGCGGTATAACGGGTTCAAAACCCTTAGTTGTTTCTACTGA
- a CDS encoding T9SS type A sorting domain-containing protein, which yields MFNKFIKNHLSWVLLLSSIITSYILSQPLLANDLQWNPPIRLGVPINLGGWIDMPWVTPDGNTLYFVYYPGLESARPGAVRPGNNGNNNFDFYISSRNSDGTWSIPVSTHSTNVHETSISISSDGKTIYLARSRPSNLYTLSIFVIHKNVDGTWPAAVELGTVINNPTIRVDMPCISPDNKTLYFGCTTDLNATSEAGFDIWMSTRENVNNDFAWGNPIKLSTQVNTGNTDFHPFMCPDNKTLYFASRGQPGVDKLSIFCTIKQGNNNWSSPVLVDAMKYFDSPNFSAEGAPSLTADGQTLYFGHVEMPPYPDGPGLVGTNISVWMATRIVTTQDYSISGYVKDNSSNPLSGFMMTLSGDKSSTTVTNVSGYYAFTISTNSYMVSLSSANWRFSPSSRNYSAISSSQANQNFFGTYNSAPILSWTGESGYLNDGINPEVGTATTTVIYRVKYTDYNNDAPASGYPKVHVLKSNTEISGSPFVMTTADSIQYNSGRVYTYPTLLARGTDYTYYFEAYDITGGTATGITALLTGPAVQTFYIISSSASVAVNTQKTVQITPETGVIKVQIPVQTFADTVIINISTATISEVYQENLRPTNIGIEINIDKQLQPVKEITITLNYRDIDIIGLNELKFVICRYDESNLRWVPIPSQRYPDQNYIEGRTAHLSKFAIMQLNPSADIQSVKVYPNPFNPVKHTQGLTISNLTERADICIYTVAGELVKKLEERDGDGLVVWDGKNMGEKYVGNGVFILIIKSGDDIQRKKIVVIK from the coding sequence ATGTTTAATAAGTTTATTAAAAACCATTTGTCTTGGGTACTGTTATTATCATCAATCATTACTTCCTATATTTTATCCCAACCATTACTTGCGAATGATCTCCAATGGAATCCGCCAATACGGTTGGGCGTACCAATAAACCTTGGCGGGTGGATCGACATGCCGTGGGTCACACCGGATGGTAACACCTTATACTTTGTGTATTACCCCGGCCTTGAAAGCGCGCGGCCCGGCGCTGTACGCCCAGGTAACAACGGGAATAACAATTTTGATTTTTATATAAGTTCCCGAAACTCGGATGGTACTTGGAGTATTCCCGTATCTACGCACAGCACAAACGTACATGAAACGTCGATTAGTATATCAAGCGATGGGAAGACGATATATTTAGCGCGTTCACGCCCGTCGAACCTGTACACGCTTTCAATTTTTGTAATACACAAAAACGTTGACGGTACATGGCCTGCGGCGGTAGAGCTCGGGACAGTAATCAATAACCCAACTATACGGGTTGACATGCCCTGTATTTCGCCGGATAACAAAACGTTATACTTTGGGTGTACCACGGACTTAAACGCAACCAGCGAAGCAGGGTTTGATATCTGGATGTCTACGCGCGAGAATGTCAACAATGACTTTGCCTGGGGGAACCCGATAAAACTTTCTACACAGGTTAATACGGGAAATACCGACTTCCATCCGTTTATGTGTCCCGATAATAAAACGCTGTACTTTGCAAGCCGGGGACAGCCGGGAGTGGATAAGTTAAGCATTTTTTGTACTATCAAACAAGGCAACAATAACTGGTCAAGCCCGGTTTTAGTGGATGCAATGAAATATTTTGATAGCCCAAATTTTAGCGCCGAAGGCGCGCCGTCGCTAACCGCCGACGGGCAAACCTTATACTTCGGGCATGTAGAAATGCCGCCGTATCCCGACGGGCCGGGGCTGGTGGGTACAAATATTTCTGTATGGATGGCAACGCGTATAGTGACTACACAAGATTACAGTATCTCGGGGTATGTGAAAGACAACAGCAGTAATCCGTTATCAGGATTTATGATGACACTGTCGGGTGATAAATCGAGTACTACAGTTACAAACGTGTCGGGTTATTATGCGTTTACTATATCAACAAACAGTTATATGGTCAGTTTATCAAGCGCAAACTGGCGGTTCTCGCCGTCATCGCGCAACTATTCAGCAATATCGTCGTCACAGGCGAACCAAAACTTTTTTGGTACATACAACTCCGCGCCTATACTCAGCTGGACAGGCGAGTCAGGATACTTAAACGACGGTATTAACCCCGAGGTTGGGACAGCAACTACAACTGTTATATATCGCGTGAAATATACCGATTATAATAATGACGCTCCAGCATCAGGATATCCAAAGGTACATGTGTTGAAGAGTAATACAGAGATATCCGGGAGTCCGTTTGTAATGACAACGGCGGATAGTATTCAATATAATTCGGGAAGAGTATATACTTATCCTACGCTACTTGCTAGAGGTACTGATTATACGTACTATTTTGAAGCATACGATATAACCGGCGGTACTGCTACTGGAATCACCGCGCTTCTAACCGGTCCTGCGGTTCAAACGTTTTATATAATATCATCGTCGGCATCAGTGGCTGTTAATACACAGAAAACTGTACAAATTACGCCGGAGACAGGTGTGATAAAAGTACAAATTCCTGTACAAACGTTTGCTGATACAGTAATTATTAATATTTCTACCGCGACAATATCCGAAGTATATCAAGAAAATCTAAGGCCGACAAACATCGGAATTGAAATAAATATTGATAAACAACTTCAGCCGGTTAAAGAGATTACTATCACGTTGAACTACAGAGACATTGATATAATCGGGTTGAACGAATTAAAGTTTGTTATCTGCAGATATGACGAATCAAACCTCAGATGGGTTCCTATTCCATCACAGAGGTATCCAGACCAAAACTATATCGAGGGTAGGACTGCGCATCTGTCCAAGTTTGCTATTATGCAGCTAAACCCGTCAGCTGATATTCAGTCGGTAAAAGTGTATCCCAATCCGTTCAATCCAGTTAAACATACTCAAGGATTGACTATCTCCAATCTAACGGAACGAGCAGATATATGTATTTATACAGTTGCCGGTGAACTAGTGAAAAAACTTGAGGAACGAGATGGTGACGGGCTGGTTGTGTGGGATGGGAAAAATATGGGTGAAAAGTATGTTGGAAACGGTGTGTTTATTCTAATAATTAAGAGCGGGGATGATATTCAACGAAAAAAGATTGTGGTTATAAAATAG
- a CDS encoding kelch repeat-containing protein codes for MKRSIVIAAVITLFLSINSYAFVAAQWKVLPGTDATDTYYEMCADDNGIYITGSTYGSFPGNTNEGIYDDAFLLKYDRYGSLVWARQFYFGGDWNDRGNSVATDSSGNIFVSGSLFQYQYRFMRKYDTNGNMLWQTLTATGNCPTIEATAVNNSSGVVYITYNVYNTHDYDVVVDKYDANTGNFISSLTAGTTGYDYVKDLKIDSSGNVYLLGYTDSSFTGQQALGNGDAFVRKYDIDGNILWTLQCGTTHYEDIPYSIVIDSVTNALISCNSGNSADAYIIKIASSGTNVLWNRGYGSSREGGKMWRDDAVGALYIAALSKLDSEAVQDWDTRVNGSSDNDYDIDLAWGGMYLAGQYWGTDKNVELYQYAWPDLTKINNFSGYETGLQKVSLQWTSPSSATIRKYEIKYTENASNDYWSSPYTLTWSTSTSNGVVETKLITGLTGGSTYYFRIRATDNSTGWNECSAQYGGICIPRDTTPPTGTPGTPVDTGMYSTSTLITFEWSIGTIEDTDTAISDYYLQVATAATDCESYIYGTSEGLNTSDVIGNIVTGTTYYARVKAANIDGYYSNWSSWSNGILIDTITPSAVGTVRDGTGVDIVFTNNFDRLSGNWDEATDEGSGIAGYYCAIGTTSGGTDILAWTSTGTSRDFTKTGLTLVYNTTYYFSVKCIDNVGFYSGVTTSNGQVVIDVSAPVGVPSAPADTGTISTTTALSFVWGFGLCIDPESGVSGYHLQVSTADSECEEHLFDSYVGNTESYTVTGGVTGITYYARVKGRNGQYLYSNYSVWNDGILVDTVTPSAVSIVKDSTGTDIAVTNNFDTLSANWSAATDEGSGIAGYYYAMGTNSGGTNIVDWTSVGTSVNVTKTGLSLMYNTTYYVSVKAVDNAGLYSNVTTSNGQVVIDSSTPQGLASTPIDAGAYSTMTALTFTWSAGTLVDIESGISGYYLQVSTAATEASAFLYDAYIGNVLTQEVTGAVTGKTYYVRIKARNGQSLYGSYTTWSDGILVDTTPPVFSYIYDGTDTDSEYNMSSTTLAANWKFIDTETSITTNYYCIGTTSGGTDIIGWTSVETDTYTVKTGLTLVQDTTYYFSVKARNAAGLSTEVYSSTGIVLPKPTGSATRVYPSKFTSSQTSYDITWTAGTLTDITGINGYWLQVATAPYDCISYLIDNYIGNYTTWTITGCQDKKTYYARIKGKNNVSVYGQWNAWSEGTSIDLTAPSAPAAVRDGLGSGTSITSSSHTLSANWDIAIDNDSGISRYRYAIGSTPGGADLKNWTEATLWANITQTTRPSARYVYGMAADAVSNKIVVYGGWNGGVLSDTWEYDINLNIWVNKNPSSVPSGQRGVKLVYDTENKKFVTFGGYNGTAQLQDTYVYDDVQNSWTNMNPSTKPSIREYYSMVYDSYNEKTLLFGGWEGVNRYNDTWAYDYAVNTWTGLNPGGSLPPVRYGQSMVYDSNNRQVILFGGSGDSGYLDDTWIYNYGNNTWTQKFPINKPSARYEHSMVYDPVNKRVLLFGGYGSSGYLKDTWYYDVSGNQWYELNPSSSPQQRYGAGMVYDRTTKTSFLLGGYQLGYLDDVQVFKPGTSVSQSGLSLIENSTYYYSVYYENGAGAYGTIASDGQYYNSAYVPPVTPVISSMTTTSGYEDDIITIYGTSFLALQGTSYVKFYNNQVSSITLWSDTIITCKVPPSAETGSVTVNTSGGESNGINFTILYSTYGVSGYVKDNSSNVLVGIQVTLSGDSSGSTYTDATGYFFVYVSTNSYTITPSSTNWSFSPSSRNYSTLISSQTGQNFYGTYTGPVYYKVCGYVLDNSSSALTGMTVSLSGEISGTTLTDGNGYYELTVTTNSFVVTVSSNNWRFLPVNRSYSLLSSTQTSQNVFGTYNYAPILEWAGEAGYTDDGLNYDSGTSTTAFVYRVKYTDQDNDAPVNGYPKLYIKRNGVNISGSPFVLTYVSGNNNTGAVYSSTNSLLPSSGYTYYFAAYDIWGATATGTPLTPVARPVVTNIIPELSWSGETGYTTDGINYETGVSSTLYTYRIKFMDLDNESPAAGYPKLYIKKNGVNISGSPFTMAYFSGNYNTGAIYFYHASLTPGNDYTYYFEAYDLSYATATGMPAASKDAPDVINNSPSISWTSEAGYTSDGLNPEDGATSTQFVYRVKYTDPDNDAPATGYPKLYLKTNGVNIPGSPFTMTMITGNYTL; via the coding sequence ATGAAACGATCTATCGTAATCGCTGCGGTTATAACACTTTTTCTATCAATAAATTCCTATGCATTCGTTGCAGCTCAATGGAAAGTTCTTCCGGGTACCGATGCTACGGATACTTACTATGAAATGTGTGCTGATGATAATGGTATTTATATCACTGGATCTACTTATGGCTCGTTCCCTGGAAATACTAATGAAGGAATTTATGATGATGCATTTCTATTGAAGTATGACAGATATGGTAGTTTAGTATGGGCCCGCCAGTTTTATTTCGGCGGTGACTGGAATGACAGAGGAAATTCGGTTGCCACTGACAGCAGCGGAAATATATTTGTCTCAGGTTCTCTATTCCAATATCAATATAGGTTTATGAGAAAATATGATACTAACGGTAATATGTTATGGCAGACACTTACTGCAACCGGTAACTGTCCCACTATCGAAGCAACAGCGGTAAACAATTCGTCAGGAGTTGTGTATATAACTTACAATGTTTATAACACTCATGATTACGATGTTGTAGTCGATAAATACGATGCTAATACAGGGAATTTTATTTCTTCCTTAACAGCCGGTACCACGGGTTATGATTATGTTAAAGATCTCAAGATTGATAGTTCAGGGAATGTGTATCTACTAGGATATACGGACTCTTCATTCACGGGTCAGCAGGCACTTGGGAATGGAGACGCATTTGTACGGAAATACGATATTGATGGCAACATACTTTGGACATTGCAATGCGGGACTACTCATTACGAAGACATTCCGTACTCAATCGTGATCGATAGCGTTACTAACGCCCTAATCTCCTGTAATTCAGGTAATTCAGCTGACGCGTATATTATAAAGATAGCAAGTTCCGGGACCAACGTTTTATGGAACAGAGGGTATGGGAGTAGCAGAGAAGGCGGGAAGATGTGGCGTGATGATGCAGTTGGCGCCTTATACATAGCAGCACTGTCAAAACTCGACAGTGAAGCGGTACAGGATTGGGATACCAGAGTTAATGGTTCTAGTGATAACGATTATGATATCGATTTGGCTTGGGGTGGCATGTATCTTGCTGGGCAGTATTGGGGAACTGATAAGAATGTGGAATTATACCAATACGCATGGCCGGATTTAACAAAAATAAATAATTTCAGCGGGTACGAAACCGGACTACAGAAGGTTTCTTTGCAATGGACTTCACCATCTAGTGCGACAATAAGGAAGTATGAAATAAAGTATACTGAAAATGCAAGTAACGACTACTGGTCAAGTCCGTACACTCTTACATGGAGCACTTCTACTTCAAACGGTGTGGTGGAAACCAAACTTATCACCGGCCTGACAGGAGGCAGTACGTATTATTTCCGTATCCGAGCTACGGATAATTCGACTGGTTGGAATGAATGTTCAGCTCAGTATGGCGGAATATGTATTCCCCGTGACACAACACCTCCTACCGGTACACCGGGAACGCCTGTTGATACAGGAATGTATAGTACGTCGACCCTAATAACTTTTGAGTGGAGTATAGGAACAATAGAAGATACAGATACCGCGATATCTGATTATTACTTACAGGTAGCAACAGCGGCGACTGATTGTGAGTCATATATTTATGGTACATCTGAAGGATTGAATACTTCGGATGTAATTGGGAATATTGTTACAGGGACAACGTATTATGCACGGGTAAAAGCCGCAAATATTGATGGGTACTATAGTAATTGGTCTTCATGGAGTAACGGTATTTTGATAGATACTATTACTCCTTCGGCGGTTGGAACCGTGCGCGACGGGACTGGTGTGGATATAGTCTTTACCAATAATTTTGACCGATTGTCCGGTAATTGGGATGAAGCAACGGATGAAGGTAGCGGTATTGCGGGATATTATTGTGCCATAGGCACAACCTCCGGAGGGACGGATATTTTAGCATGGACTTCAACCGGCACATCAAGAGATTTTACAAAAACAGGGTTAACTCTTGTATATAACACAACATATTATTTTTCAGTAAAATGTATCGACAATGTCGGATTCTACAGCGGTGTAACTACCAGCAATGGCCAGGTGGTTATTGATGTATCGGCGCCCGTAGGAGTACCTTCTGCACCAGCTGATACAGGTACGATCAGTACAACCACGGCATTGAGTTTTGTTTGGGGTTTTGGTTTGTGTATAGATCCGGAAAGCGGAGTTTCGGGTTATCATCTGCAGGTTAGTACAGCAGATAGCGAATGTGAAGAACACCTTTTTGATTCATATGTAGGAAATACTGAGTCTTATACAGTAACCGGCGGAGTTACGGGAATAACGTACTATGCACGGGTGAAAGGACGTAATGGCCAGTACCTGTATAGTAATTACTCTGTATGGAACGACGGTATCTTAGTCGATACTGTTACACCTTCAGCTGTAAGTATTGTCAAGGACAGTACCGGTACAGACATTGCGGTCACTAACAATTTTGACACTTTATCCGCGAACTGGTCTGCTGCAACGGATGAGGGCAGCGGTATTGCGGGATACTACTACGCTATGGGAACAAATTCCGGTGGGACGAATATTGTTGACTGGACTTCAGTTGGAACTTCTGTAAATGTTACTAAAACAGGATTGTCATTAATGTATAACACAACATATTATGTTTCAGTAAAAGCGGTTGATAATGCTGGATTGTACAGTAATGTCACGACAAGTAACGGGCAGGTAGTGATTGATTCATCTACTCCTCAAGGTTTAGCGTCAACACCGATAGATGCCGGGGCGTACAGCACAATGACAGCGTTGACTTTTACATGGTCCGCCGGTACCCTGGTTGATATAGAAAGCGGGATCTCGGGGTATTACTTACAGGTATCTACTGCTGCAACTGAAGCCTCAGCCTTTTTGTATGATGCGTATATTGGCAATGTCCTGACTCAGGAAGTTACTGGCGCAGTGACCGGTAAAACATACTATGTCCGGATAAAAGCGCGGAATGGACAATCTTTGTATGGAAGTTATACTACCTGGAGCGATGGTATTCTCGTTGATACAACTCCGCCGGTATTTTCGTATATTTACGATGGAACAGATACTGATTCAGAATACAATATGTCCTCAACTACACTTGCTGCAAACTGGAAATTTATCGATACTGAAACCAGCATTACTACTAATTACTATTGTATAGGCACAACCTCCGGAGGGACGGATATAATCGGCTGGACTTCAGTAGAAACTGATACATACACCGTGAAAACCGGCCTCACGCTGGTACAGGATACGACATACTACTTCTCAGTAAAAGCGCGTAACGCTGCTGGATTATCAACCGAGGTATATAGTTCTACGGGTATAGTATTACCTAAACCCACAGGGAGTGCAACAAGGGTTTATCCGAGTAAATTCACAAGTTCACAAACAAGTTATGATATTACATGGACTGCTGGAACATTGACGGATATCACCGGTATTAACGGTTATTGGTTACAGGTAGCGACAGCGCCATATGACTGTATCAGTTATCTTATTGACAATTATATCGGCAACTATACTACATGGACTATTACGGGTTGTCAGGATAAGAAAACTTATTATGCCCGAATAAAAGGGAAAAATAATGTCTCAGTATACGGGCAATGGAATGCATGGAGCGAAGGTACGAGTATTGACCTTACTGCCCCGTCGGCACCTGCGGCAGTCAGGGATGGGTTGGGAAGCGGTACTTCTATAACAAGCTCGTCACATACATTATCTGCCAACTGGGACATTGCCATTGATAATGATTCGGGTATCAGCAGGTATAGGTATGCAATCGGGAGTACACCGGGTGGTGCTGATCTCAAAAACTGGACCGAAGCAACTTTGTGGGCCAATATAACACAAACCACGCGTCCTTCCGCGCGGTATGTTTACGGTATGGCAGCGGATGCGGTGAGTAACAAAATTGTTGTCTACGGCGGTTGGAACGGCGGAGTCTTATCTGATACCTGGGAATATGATATTAACCTTAACATTTGGGTAAACAAAAATCCATCCTCCGTGCCATCAGGGCAGCGCGGGGTTAAGCTAGTGTATGATACTGAGAATAAAAAATTTGTTACTTTTGGCGGATATAATGGTACTGCACAATTGCAAGATACATACGTTTACGATGATGTACAGAATAGCTGGACAAACATGAACCCATCAACCAAACCTTCTATCCGCGAGTACTACTCTATGGTTTACGATAGTTATAACGAAAAAACATTACTTTTCGGCGGATGGGAAGGTGTTAATCGTTATAATGACACCTGGGCATATGATTACGCGGTGAATACATGGACAGGCCTCAATCCCGGAGGTTCACTCCCGCCGGTACGGTATGGGCAATCTATGGTGTATGATAGTAACAACCGTCAGGTAATACTTTTTGGCGGTAGCGGAGACAGCGGGTATCTCGACGATACATGGATCTACAATTATGGTAATAACACTTGGACACAAAAATTTCCGATAAACAAACCATCTGCAAGATATGAACATTCGATGGTATACGATCCGGTTAATAAACGCGTACTCCTTTTTGGCGGATACGGGTCATCAGGGTATCTTAAAGATACATGGTACTATGACGTATCCGGTAACCAGTGGTATGAACTAAACCCGAGTTCAAGCCCGCAACAACGATATGGTGCTGGTATGGTTTACGATAGGACAACAAAAACGTCGTTCTTGCTTGGTGGTTATCAACTTGGCTACCTTGATGACGTACAGGTGTTTAAACCCGGAACCAGTGTTTCGCAAAGCGGGTTAAGTTTGATAGAGAACTCTACTTACTATTATTCTGTGTATTACGAAAACGGTGCTGGTGCGTATGGTACCATTGCATCTGACGGGCAGTATTATAACAGTGCGTATGTGCCGCCTGTAACACCGGTAATTTCGTCGATGACGACAACATCTGGATATGAGGATGATATCATAACAATTTACGGTACATCCTTCCTTGCACTGCAGGGAACGTCGTACGTAAAATTTTATAATAACCAAGTATCGTCAATAACATTATGGAGCGATACAATTATAACCTGTAAAGTACCGCCCTCCGCTGAGACAGGTAGCGTTACGGTTAATACTAGCGGCGGCGAGTCGAACGGCATAAACTTTACAATATTATACTCAACCTACGGTGTTTCCGGATACGTGAAAGATAACAGTAGTAATGTGTTGGTTGGTATTCAGGTAACGTTGTCGGGAGATTCAAGCGGGAGTACGTATACCGACGCAACAGGATACTTTTTTGTATATGTCTCAACTAACAGTTATACAATAACTCCGTCGAGTACGAACTGGTCATTCTCACCGTCGAGCAGGAATTATTCAACATTAATATCTTCACAGACAGGACAAAACTTTTATGGAACATATACAGGGCCGGTGTACTATAAAGTATGCGGGTATGTACTCGATAACAGCAGTAGTGCATTAACAGGGATGACAGTATCATTATCAGGTGAAATTTCCGGTACAACTTTGACTGATGGAAATGGATATTATGAACTTACAGTTACAACCAACAGTTTTGTAGTAACGGTTTCAAGTAATAACTGGCGTTTTCTTCCTGTAAACCGCAGTTATTCATTATTATCGTCCACACAAACAAGCCAAAACGTTTTTGGAACGTACAACTACGCGCCAATACTTGAATGGGCCGGTGAGGCAGGTTATACTGATGATGGGTTAAACTACGATTCCGGAACGTCAACAACTGCATTTGTTTACCGTGTAAAATATACTGACCAGGATAATGACGCTCCGGTAAACGGGTATCCTAAACTGTATATAAAGAGAAACGGTGTGAACATTTCAGGAAGCCCATTTGTTTTGACATATGTATCTGGTAATAACAATACTGGCGCTGTGTACAGTTCTACCAACTCATTATTACCAAGCAGCGGGTACACATATTATTTTGCTGCATATGATATTTGGGGTGCGACAGCAACGGGGACACCGTTGACTCCCGTCGCAAGGCCGGTAGTGACAAATATTATACCGGAACTTTCGTGGAGCGGTGAAACAGGTTATACTACAGACGGTATAAACTATGAAACCGGAGTTTCTTCTACGTTGTATACATACCGCATAAAGTTTATGGACCTAGATAATGAATCCCCTGCAGCGGGATATCCTAAATTGTACATAAAAAAGAACGGTGTAAACATCTCAGGAAGCCCGTTTACAATGGCCTATTTCTCCGGGAACTATAATACCGGTGCGATATATTTTTACCATGCATCGCTTACTCCCGGGAATGATTATACATACTATTTTGAAGCATACGATTTATCTTATGCAACAGCGACAGGTATGCCTGCAGCATCTAAAGACGCACCGGATGTCATAAATAACTCTCCGTCAATCTCGTGGACCAGTGAAGCTGGCTATACA